In Mycolicibacterium mucogenicum DSM 44124, the following are encoded in one genomic region:
- a CDS encoding MlaE family ABC transporter permease, with amino-acid sequence MAGKGPDRWSPGISFARSASGPMQAIGGLFAMSADAVRYLFRRPFQMREFLEQSWFVARVSLAPTLLVAIPFTVLVSFTLNILLRELGAADLSGAGAAFGAVTQVGPMVTVLIVAGAGATAMCADLGSRTIREEIDAMEVLGINPVARLVTPRMLASGLVALLLNSLVVIIGILGGYIFSVFVQDVNPGAFAAGITLLTGVPEVIISCIKAALFGLIAGLVACYRGLTISGGGAKAVGNAVNETVVYAFMALFVINVVVTAIGIRMTAR; translated from the coding sequence ATGGCAGGTAAGGGGCCGGACCGGTGGTCACCGGGGATTTCGTTCGCGCGCAGTGCATCCGGGCCGATGCAGGCCATCGGTGGGTTGTTCGCGATGTCGGCGGACGCGGTGCGGTATCTGTTTCGGCGGCCGTTCCAGATGCGTGAGTTCCTGGAGCAGTCGTGGTTTGTGGCGCGGGTGTCGTTGGCGCCCACCTTGTTGGTGGCGATCCCGTTCACGGTGCTGGTGTCGTTCACGTTGAACATCCTGTTGCGTGAGTTGGGTGCGGCGGACTTGTCGGGGGCGGGTGCGGCGTTCGGTGCGGTGACCCAGGTCGGTCCCATGGTGACGGTGTTGATCGTCGCGGGGGCGGGCGCGACGGCAATGTGCGCGGATTTGGGATCGCGGACCATCCGCGAGGAGATCGACGCGATGGAAGTGCTGGGCATCAACCCGGTGGCCCGGTTGGTGACGCCCCGGATGCTGGCCTCGGGTCTGGTTGCGCTGCTGCTGAACTCGCTGGTGGTGATCATCGGCATCCTGGGCGGCTACATCTTCTCGGTGTTCGTCCAGGACGTGAACCCCGGTGCGTTCGCGGCCGGGATCACGCTGCTGACGGGTGTGCCCGAGGTGATCATCTCGTGTATCAAGGCCGCGCTGTTCGGGCTGATCGCCGGGCTCGTGGCGTGTTACCGCGGGTTGACCATCTCCGGGGGCGGGGCCAAGGCCGTCGGTAACGCGGTCAACGAGACGGTGGTGTACGCGTTCATGGCGTTGTTCGTGATCAACGTCGTGGTCACCGCCATCGGTATCCGGATGACGGCGCGGTAG
- a CDS encoding MCE family protein, translated as MKRSNSTLIKFSVFAAVMVLMTVFLFMAFGQYRSGSTSQYKAVFADASRLKGGDSVRVAGVRVGTVNDVELQDDHKVLVTFDADKDVALTTGTKVAVRYLNLVGDRFLELTAAPGSSRILPAGSTIGEDRTSGALDLDLLLNGLRPVVRGLNPQDVNALTSSLVQIFQGQGDNLDSLLGRTSSFSNTVADNAQTVSQLIDNLNQVVGTLSKDGNQFSGAIDKLQQLISGLAQDRDPIGSAITQLDQGTASITSLLNQAREPLKLTVDELNRLAPFLDDHKTVLDRGIQKDVEVYHKLARLGSYGSWIMYYICGLQVRVSDLQGRTAVFPMIQQEGGRCGEP; from the coding sequence ATGAAGCGTTCCAACTCCACACTGATCAAGTTCTCGGTGTTCGCCGCCGTCATGGTGCTGATGACGGTCTTCTTGTTCATGGCCTTCGGCCAATACCGCAGCGGCTCCACGTCGCAGTACAAGGCGGTGTTCGCCGACGCCTCGCGGCTCAAGGGCGGCGACTCGGTGCGGGTGGCCGGTGTCCGGGTGGGCACCGTGAACGATGTTGAGTTGCAAGACGATCACAAGGTGCTGGTCACATTCGACGCCGACAAGGACGTCGCGCTGACCACGGGGACCAAGGTTGCGGTCCGCTATCTCAACCTGGTCGGGGACCGCTTCCTCGAGTTGACGGCCGCACCGGGATCATCCCGGATTCTGCCCGCGGGCTCGACCATCGGTGAGGACCGTACGTCCGGTGCCCTGGATCTGGATCTCCTGCTCAACGGATTGCGGCCCGTGGTCCGCGGGCTGAACCCACAGGACGTGAACGCACTGACGTCGTCGCTGGTCCAGATCTTCCAGGGGCAAGGGGACAACCTGGATTCCCTGCTGGGCAGGACGTCGTCGTTCTCGAATACGGTGGCGGACAACGCCCAGACGGTGTCGCAGCTGATCGACAACCTGAACCAGGTGGTCGGCACCTTGTCCAAAGACGGAAACCAATTCTCCGGCGCCATCGACAAGCTGCAGCAATTGATCAGCGGGCTGGCCCAGGATCGGGATCCGATCGGCAGCGCCATCACCCAACTGGATCAGGGGACCGCCTCGATCACCAGTCTGTTGAACCAGGCACGGGAGCCGCTGAAGCTGACCGTCGACGAACTCAACCGACTGGCTCCGTTCCTCGATGACCATAAGACGGTGCTGGACCGTGGCATTCAGAAGGATGTGGAGGTCTACCACAAGCTGGCCCGCCTCGGATCGTATGGCAGCTGGATCATGTACTACATCTGTGGTCTGCAGGTTCGCGTGTCAGACCTGCAGGGTCGCACCGCGGTGTTCCCGATGATTCAGCAAGAGGGCGGAAGGTGCGGTGAGCCCTGA
- a CDS encoding MlaE family ABC transporter permease: MALKTLRQTYPRMARELGRPIGLLGRIGDHTLFYGKALAGVPFAGSHYRKEVVRLIAEISMGAGTLAMIGGTVAIVGFLTLATGGTLAVQGYSSLGNIGIEALTGFLSAFINVRIAAPIVAGIGLAATFGAGVTAQLGAMRINEEIDALESMAIRPISYLVSTRILAGMIAITPLYSIAVILSFIASRFVTVMLFGQSAGLYDHYFYTFLNPVDLLWSFLQAILMALTILFIHTYFGYFATGGPSGVGVAVGNAVRTSLVVVVSVTLLVSLSIYGSNGNFHLSG; the protein is encoded by the coding sequence ATGGCACTCAAGACGCTGCGGCAGACGTATCCGCGGATGGCGCGCGAGCTGGGCCGGCCGATCGGTCTACTGGGGCGCATCGGTGATCACACGTTGTTCTACGGCAAGGCGTTGGCCGGGGTGCCGTTCGCCGGGTCGCACTACCGCAAGGAGGTCGTGCGGCTGATCGCCGAGATCTCCATGGGCGCCGGAACGTTGGCGATGATCGGCGGGACGGTCGCGATCGTGGGCTTCTTGACGCTGGCCACCGGCGGCACGCTGGCGGTGCAGGGGTACAGCAGCCTGGGCAACATCGGCATCGAGGCGTTGACCGGGTTCTTGTCTGCGTTCATCAATGTGCGGATCGCGGCGCCTATCGTCGCCGGGATCGGGCTGGCCGCCACCTTCGGCGCGGGGGTGACCGCGCAGTTGGGGGCGATGCGGATCAACGAGGAGATCGACGCGCTGGAGTCCATGGCGATCCGCCCGATCTCGTACCTGGTGTCCACGCGAATCCTGGCCGGCATGATCGCGATCACCCCGCTGTACTCCATTGCGGTGATCTTGTCGTTCATCGCGTCACGGTTCGTCACGGTGATGTTGTTCGGCCAGTCCGCGGGCCTGTACGACCACTACTTCTATACCTTCCTGAACCCGGTCGATCTGCTGTGGTCGTTTCTGCAGGCCATCCTGATGGCCTTGACGATCCTGTTCATCCATACCTATTTCGGCTACTTCGCCACCGGTGGTCCGTCGGGAGTCGGTGTGGCCGTGGGCAATGCGGTGCGTACGTCCCTGGTCGTGGTGGTGTCGGTGACCCTGCTGGTGTCACTGTCGATCTACGGCTCCAACGGCAACTTCCACCTGTCGGGCTAG
- a CDS encoding MCE family protein, translating into MLKYRGARLVKAGFFGVVLIALIIAIGLQPERISQWATSVRYQAEFTEAGGIAKGNQVTVSGIKIGTVTDIALRDGNAVVTFTAKGKYPLGSQTTAHIRTGSLLGERVLTLESRGTGTMRPNDVIPTTRTSSPYSLTDAVGELTSNTAGTDTASLNQSLDTLAATLDQIAPKLGPTFDGLSRVSRSLNSRNESLAGLLKSAADVTNVLSQRSGQLNTLILDANDLLGVLNERREAIVALLANTSAVSKQLSGLVHDNQKQLAPTLERLNRVTEILEKNRDNITKILPDMRKFMLSQGETLANGPYYSAYVPNLIPAQTLQPFFDYAFGFRRGVHAGQPPDNAGPRAELPLPYNGIPGGSR; encoded by the coding sequence ATGCTGAAATATCGCGGTGCACGGCTGGTCAAGGCCGGATTCTTCGGTGTTGTGTTGATAGCGCTCATCATTGCCATCGGATTGCAGCCCGAACGGATCAGCCAGTGGGCCACTTCGGTGCGCTACCAGGCGGAGTTCACCGAGGCGGGCGGGATAGCGAAAGGCAATCAGGTCACCGTGTCCGGCATCAAGATCGGCACGGTCACCGACATCGCGCTGCGGGACGGCAATGCGGTGGTCACCTTCACCGCCAAGGGCAAGTACCCATTGGGTTCGCAAACCACCGCGCACATCCGCACCGGGTCGCTGCTCGGCGAGCGGGTGCTGACCCTGGAATCGCGCGGCACGGGCACCATGCGGCCCAACGACGTCATCCCCACCACGCGGACCTCGTCGCCATACTCGCTGACCGATGCGGTGGGCGAATTGACCAGCAACACCGCCGGCACCGATACCGCTTCGCTCAACCAGTCGCTCGACACGCTGGCCGCGACGCTCGACCAGATCGCGCCGAAGCTCGGTCCGACCTTCGACGGGCTCAGCCGAGTATCGCGATCGCTCAACAGCCGCAACGAAAGCCTCGCCGGACTGCTCAAGAGCGCAGCGGATGTCACCAACGTGCTCTCCCAACGCAGTGGACAGTTGAACACATTGATCCTCGATGCCAACGACCTGCTCGGCGTGCTCAACGAGCGGCGCGAGGCGATCGTCGCGCTGCTCGCCAACACGTCGGCGGTGTCCAAACAGTTGTCGGGTCTGGTGCACGACAACCAGAAACAATTGGCGCCCACACTCGAGCGGTTGAACCGAGTGACCGAGATTCTCGAGAAGAACCGCGACAACATCACCAAGATTCTCCCCGACATGCGGAAATTCATGCTGTCGCAAGGTGAGACGCTGGCCAACGGCCCGTACTACAGCGCCTATGTGCCGAACCTGATCCCCGCGCAGACGCTGCAACCGTTCTTCGACTATGCGTTCGGCTTCCGTCGCGGCGTGCACGCCGGCCAACCGCCGGACAACGCCGGACCGCGTGCCGAGCTCCCGCTGCCCTACAACGGTATTCCCGGAGGATCGCGCTGA
- a CDS encoding MCE family protein, giving the protein MTKNLGPGPLHRSETTSSAAPVAAKGGGHFGARTYARPLAGLATVAVVGAVIALAIALFSDSFTESVPVTVISQRAGLVMNPDAKVKMRGIEVGTVESIEQRADGTAALHLAMDPSQLHLIPGNVRANIASSTVFGAKYVDLQAPSDPSSTPLRAGQELGGDHVTVEINTVFQQLTNVLDKIDPAKLNQTLAAMSTAVAGRGEQFGQTMVDFDTLLAKLNPSLANFGHDIEVMAPVSQAYADAAPDLLETVKNATRMSATLTEEQKSLDSFLISMSGLADTGNDVLGGNREQLSKVLHLLAPTTDLLNEYAPGLKCALGGMNFLAHQPPQPNPGVMVNASFVMGIDRYRYPSNLPKVAAKGGPHCMGLPYIGFGNRSKYLVTDTAANPWVYGNPGVVLNSDGLKQILFGPIDGPPRNTTQAGMPG; this is encoded by the coding sequence GTGACGAAGAACCTGGGTCCGGGCCCCCTCCACCGGTCAGAGACCACCAGCTCCGCGGCTCCCGTGGCGGCCAAAGGCGGCGGACATTTCGGCGCCCGGACCTACGCGCGACCGCTGGCAGGCCTGGCGACGGTCGCCGTGGTCGGTGCGGTGATCGCATTGGCCATTGCCCTGTTCTCCGACAGTTTCACCGAATCGGTTCCGGTGACGGTCATTTCGCAGCGTGCCGGTCTGGTCATGAACCCGGACGCCAAAGTCAAGATGCGGGGGATCGAGGTCGGCACCGTCGAATCGATCGAGCAGCGCGCGGACGGCACCGCCGCCCTGCACTTGGCGATGGATCCGTCGCAGCTGCATCTGATTCCCGGGAATGTCCGCGCGAACATCGCGTCCTCGACGGTGTTCGGCGCGAAATATGTTGACCTGCAGGCGCCTTCCGATCCGTCCTCGACACCACTGCGGGCCGGACAAGAGCTGGGTGGCGACCACGTCACCGTCGAGATCAACACCGTGTTCCAACAGCTCACGAACGTGCTCGACAAGATCGACCCCGCCAAGCTGAACCAGACCCTGGCGGCCATGTCGACCGCAGTGGCCGGGCGCGGCGAGCAATTCGGCCAGACCATGGTCGACTTCGACACCCTGCTGGCCAAGCTGAACCCGAGCCTCGCCAACTTCGGACACGACATCGAGGTGATGGCCCCGGTGTCGCAGGCCTATGCCGATGCCGCACCCGACCTGCTCGAAACGGTCAAGAACGCCACCAGGATGAGCGCGACCTTGACCGAGGAACAGAAGAGTCTGGACAGTTTCCTGATCAGCATGTCGGGGCTCGCGGACACGGGCAACGATGTGCTCGGCGGAAATCGGGAGCAGCTCAGCAAGGTGCTGCACCTGTTGGCCCCGACTACCGACCTGCTCAACGAGTACGCGCCGGGGCTCAAATGTGCGCTGGGCGGAATGAACTTCCTGGCGCACCAGCCGCCGCAGCCCAATCCCGGCGTGATGGTCAACGCGTCGTTCGTCATGGGCATCGACCGCTACCGCTACCCGTCGAACCTGCCCAAAGTCGCGGCCAAGGGCGGCCCGCACTGTATGGGCTTGCCCTACATCGGATTTGGTAACCGGTCCAAGTATCTGGTCACGGACACCGCCGCCAACCCATGGGTGTACGGCAACCCAGGGGTGGTGCTCAACTCCGACGGCCTGAAGCAGATCCTGTTCGGCCCGATCGACGGTCCGCCGCGCAACACCACTCAGGCGGGTATGCCCGGATGA